A genomic stretch from bacterium includes:
- a CDS encoding ABC transporter permease subunit, with product MVQYFIRRFLLIIPTFLGITMISFGIMQIVPGGPLEQEIMKLKMGLAAAGEVGGGSGNVSGAVEIPEEALAEMRKFYGFDKPIPVRYATWLWNILHFDLGRSYKYGEPVWDVIKSRFPISIYFGLIGFILSYSICIPLGIMKAVKHGSTFDFATSFLVFLGYSTPGWALGAILLVLFGGGSFWDVFPLGGFRSEGWEMFGMWDKITDQVYHTILPVIAYTIGSFATLTVLMKNSLMEQLGQDYVRTAFAKGLSEKRVVFLHALRNSLIPIATGLGHFLGIVLAGSYLIEYTFNINGFGLLGFTSVVNRDYPIVLGVMVISSLIGLLGNIISDILYAIIDPRIRFR from the coding sequence ATGGTTCAGTATTTCATCCGACGCTTCTTGCTCATCATTCCAACTTTCCTCGGAATAACGATGATCAGCTTCGGGATTATGCAAATTGTTCCCGGTGGACCGCTTGAGCAAGAGATAATGAAGCTCAAAATGGGATTGGCAGCTGCAGGCGAAGTCGGTGGCGGCTCCGGAAATGTCAGCGGAGCAGTTGAAATCCCAGAAGAAGCTTTAGCGGAAATGAGGAAATTCTACGGATTCGATAAACCAATACCTGTTCGTTATGCAACTTGGTTGTGGAATATTCTTCATTTCGATTTGGGACGAAGCTATAAATATGGTGAACCGGTGTGGGACGTAATCAAGTCACGTTTCCCGATTTCGATTTATTTTGGTTTGATTGGCTTCATCCTCTCTTATAGCATCTGTATTCCGTTGGGGATTATGAAAGCGGTCAAACATGGCAGCACATTTGACTTTGCCACCTCCTTCCTCGTGTTCTTAGGATATTCGACTCCCGGTTGGGCATTGGGTGCGATTCTCCTCGTGTTGTTTGGCGGTGGTTCCTTCTGGGATGTCTTCCCGTTGGGAGGTTTCCGTAGTGAAGGATGGGAAATGTTTGGTATGTGGGACAAAATCACTGATCAGGTATACCACACCATTCTACCTGTTATTGCTTATACCATCGGCAGTTTTGCAACATTAACCGTTCTAATGAAGAATAGCTTAATGGAGCAGTTGGGGCAAGATTATGTCCGAACCGCATTTGCCAAAGGTCTTTCCGAAAAGCGCGTCGTGTTTCTTCACGCCCTTCGCAACAGCTTGATTCCGATAGCAACCGGTCTTGGTCACTTCCTTGGAATAGTACTCGCAGGTAGCTATTTGATCGAGTATACATTCAACATCAACGGCTTCGGTTTGCTCGGATTCACGAGTGTGGTGAATCGCGATTACCCCATCGTTCTCGGTGTTATGGTGATTTCCAGTTTGATTGGCTTACTGGGAAACATTATCTCCGACATTCTTTATGCAATCATCGATCCTCGCATCCGGTTCCGGTAA
- a CDS encoding ABC transporter permease subunit, with protein sequence MSEKNITSALNTNAPIEEEIAQGKEIASVSLFKKRLKKFRSLKRGYYSFLILTTLYLLSFLLMFLVNNRALVVKYNGSLYFPIFTYHAASEFGQEGFGEAKYRALDRKFESDGSGNWVIMPIYPYDAIESLLDEFTDTPPHAPSREHWMGTDDRGRDVFARLAYGFRISVSFALLLIFIEYIIGISIGASLGFYGGKLDLFGQRLIELWSAVPGLYTLIILTSIFRPNFAMLVIFLAIFAWMGITYYIRGEFYREKAKDYVSAALAMGATDKQIIFRHILPNALTPVISFAPFAVVGGIGSLVALDYLGFGLPPPTPSWGQMAQVGLQNISKWWLVMFPLGALFVTLLLVVFIGEAVRNAFDPREYSRLR encoded by the coding sequence ATGAGTGAAAAAAATATAACGAGCGCGCTGAATACCAACGCTCCCATCGAAGAAGAAATCGCGCAAGGCAAAGAAATAGCGTCGGTTTCCCTCTTTAAGAAACGATTAAAGAAGTTCCGTTCGCTCAAACGTGGTTACTATAGTTTTCTCATTTTAACCACATTGTACCTATTGAGCTTCCTACTCATGTTTCTTGTCAACAACCGTGCATTGGTTGTGAAATACAATGGAAGTCTTTATTTCCCAATTTTCACATACCATGCTGCCAGCGAGTTTGGTCAGGAAGGATTCGGTGAAGCGAAGTATCGCGCTTTAGATAGAAAATTCGAGAGCGACGGTTCGGGCAATTGGGTGATCATGCCAATTTATCCCTACGACGCTATCGAGAGTTTACTCGATGAATTCACCGATACTCCTCCCCATGCCCCGTCACGTGAGCACTGGATGGGTACCGATGATCGCGGGCGCGACGTATTTGCAAGATTAGCCTACGGATTCCGAATATCGGTTTCGTTTGCTTTGTTGCTCATCTTCATTGAATACATCATCGGAATTTCAATCGGTGCTTCACTTGGTTTCTACGGCGGAAAGCTTGACCTCTTCGGTCAGCGTTTGATCGAGTTATGGTCGGCAGTGCCCGGGTTGTACACACTGATTATTCTAACATCGATTTTCCGCCCCAACTTCGCGATGTTGGTTATTTTTCTTGCGATCTTCGCCTGGATGGGTATCACGTACTACATCCGTGGTGAATTCTACCGGGAAAAAGCGAAAGATTATGTGTCGGCTGCATTGGCAATGGGCGCTACCGACAAACAGATAATATTCCGCCACATCTTACCCAATGCATTGACACCGGTGATTTCGTTCGCGCCATTTGCCGTCGTAGGTGGTATCGGTTCGCTGGTCGCGTTGGATTACTTAGGATTCGGCTTGCCGCCACCGACACCGTCGTGGGGACAAATGGCGCAAGTCGGCTTGCAGAACATATCAAAATGGTGGCTGGTAATGTTCCCCTTAGGAGCATTATTTGTTACCCTTTTGTTGGTCGTTTTTATTGGCGAAGCAGTGCGTAATGCATTCGATCCACGTGAGTATTCGAGGTTGCGATGA
- a CDS encoding ABC transporter ATP-binding protein — translation MSVSNKVLVDVRDLRTSFFIEKQAAPAVGGVSFQIFEGEVFGLVGESGSGKSVTAQSIMRLIPDPPGKIIGGEIFLRDKNLLKLPLSEMRKIRGKEIGMIFQEPMTSLNPVYKIGFQLREIVLEHEKHMTKAQATDRATEMLDLVGIPDARKRLEEYPHQFSGGMRQRVMIAMALACNPSLLIADEPTTALDVTIQAQILELMLEVKSKRQDAAILLITHDLAVIAETCQRVAVMYGGMIQEIAPVYDLFDHPMHPYTRGLMDSLPSPKTKRRTKLATIPGMVPSIFDLPKGCKFCTRCKEKIAICDKVEPPLYQVGEQHWSRCHLVEKNAIGNKQPAGKGGVQ, via the coding sequence ATGAGCGTTTCAAACAAAGTACTAGTCGACGTACGCGACCTCCGCACCTCTTTCTTTATCGAGAAGCAAGCGGCACCGGCAGTTGGCGGCGTTAGTTTCCAGATTTTTGAGGGAGAAGTCTTCGGACTCGTGGGCGAATCCGGCTCCGGAAAAAGCGTAACTGCTCAGAGCATTATGCGGTTGATTCCCGATCCACCAGGAAAAATCATCGGTGGTGAAATTTTCCTCCGCGATAAAAATTTGCTCAAGCTGCCGCTCTCGGAAATGCGGAAGATTCGCGGCAAAGAAATCGGTATGATTTTCCAAGAGCCGATGACTTCGCTGAATCCCGTGTACAAAATCGGATTCCAATTACGGGAAATCGTTTTGGAACACGAAAAGCACATGACGAAAGCTCAAGCGACCGACCGTGCAACGGAAATGCTTGATCTGGTGGGTATCCCCGACGCACGTAAGCGGTTGGAAGAGTATCCCCATCAGTTTTCCGGCGGTATGCGGCAACGGGTGATGATTGCAATGGCGCTGGCTTGTAATCCCTCACTACTTATTGCCGACGAGCCGACGACTGCTCTCGACGTGACAATTCAAGCGCAGATTCTCGAATTGATGCTGGAAGTAAAATCGAAGCGGCAGGATGCGGCAATTCTGCTCATCACTCACGACCTCGCTGTGATTGCAGAGACTTGTCAGCGGGTCGCTGTCATGTATGGCGGTATGATACAAGAGATTGCACCGGTATACGATTTATTCGATCATCCGATGCATCCGTACACCCGTGGATTGATGGATTCGTTGCCGTCTCCAAAAACAAAACGGCGGACAAAACTCGCGACGATTCCGGGAATGGTTCCATCGATTTTCGATTTACCAAAGGGGTGTAAATTCTGCACCCGTTGTAAAGAGAAAATTGCGATCTGCGATAAAGTCGAACCACCGCTCTATCAAGTGGGCGAACAACATTGGTCGCGCTGCCACTTAGTCGAAAAGAATGCGATTGGTAATAAACAACCTGCCGGGAAAGGGGGTGTGCAATGA
- a CDS encoding ATP-binding cassette domain-containing protein — protein sequence MSLPLLTVKDLKVFFPIFGGILYRKLGEIKAVDGVSFTLNRGETLGLVGESGCGKSTTGRAIINVLRFVAPDVHLSGEINLHDTQGNTVNLIELDKNAMRPFRSRIQMVFQDPYSSLNPRLTVKQIIEEPLEIHTKLSHAERDERVAWLLSKVGLRPEQARRYPHEFSGGQRQRIGVARALATNPELIIADEPVSALDVSIQAQVLNLLLELQEEFNLTFLFIAHDLSVVQHISHRIAVMYLGNIVELGDSETIFNHPRHPYTKALISAVPMPEPQRTRPQRQVLVGDVPTPLAKPSGCGFRTRCPIAKPECAQAVPPFTDKGNGHWVACPYA from the coding sequence ATGAGTCTACCTCTTCTCACCGTGAAGGATTTGAAAGTTTTCTTTCCGATTTTCGGCGGTATTCTGTATCGCAAACTTGGTGAAATCAAAGCGGTCGACGGTGTGAGTTTTACGTTGAATCGCGGCGAAACACTGGGGTTGGTTGGCGAATCGGGATGCGGCAAATCGACTACGGGACGGGCAATCATCAACGTTCTTCGGTTCGTTGCACCAGATGTTCACCTGTCTGGCGAGATTAATCTGCATGATACACAAGGCAATACGGTCAATCTGATCGAACTGGATAAGAATGCGATGCGTCCGTTTCGCAGCCGAATTCAGATGGTCTTTCAAGACCCATATAGCTCATTGAATCCGCGTTTGACAGTTAAGCAGATTATCGAAGAACCGTTGGAAATCCATACGAAGCTCTCACATGCCGAACGCGACGAACGGGTGGCATGGCTGCTAAGTAAAGTTGGATTGCGTCCTGAACAAGCGCGTCGCTATCCCCATGAATTTTCCGGTGGTCAACGGCAGCGCATCGGTGTAGCGCGGGCATTGGCGACGAATCCGGAGTTGATTATTGCCGACGAGCCGGTATCGGCGCTCGACGTGTCGATTCAAGCGCAAGTCTTAAATCTGTTACTCGAACTGCAAGAAGAATTCAATTTAACATTTTTGTTTATCGCGCATGATTTATCCGTGGTGCAACACATCAGTCACCGGATTGCTGTGATGTATTTAGGGAATATCGTCGAGTTGGGCGATTCTGAAACAATCTTCAATCATCCCCGCCATCCGTACACGAAGGCGTTAATCAGCGCGGTGCCGATGCCGGAACCGCAACGTACACGCCCTCAGCGGCAGGTGCTCGTCGGCGATGTACCTACGCCGTTGGCGAAGCCGTCAGGGTGTGGTTTCCGAACTCGTTGTCCGATTGCGAAACCGGAATGTGCGCAAGCCGTTCCGCCATTCACGGATAAGGGGAATGGGCATTGGGTCGCTTGTCCGTATGCATGA
- a CDS encoding T9SS type A sorting domain-containing protein — protein MVELRLFDITGREVTTLVNQKQQTGSYRVTFDGKNLSSGTYFVRMQAGEFVKTQKMVLLR, from the coding sequence ATGGTTGAACTGAGACTATTCGACATCACGGGGCGCGAAGTGACTACCCTCGTTAACCAGAAACAGCAAACCGGAAGCTATCGGGTGACGTTCGATGGAAAGAATCTTTCGTCGGGAACTTATTTTGTGCGGATGCAAGCGGGGGAATTTGTGAAGACGCAGAAGATGGTGCTCTTAAGGTGA